The following proteins come from a genomic window of bacterium:
- the tilS gene encoding tRNA lysidine(34) synthetase TilS, with translation MKKNFVSEIGKYFKPGEKIVLGFSSGPDSVFLADCVSAVSERKKLKVCIAHLNHMLRGAESDRDEKFAETFAGARGMSFYSERKDVAALRKKLSIGMEEAARIARYDFFMRSCGRFNSSTLVLGHNLDDVVETGLMRIIKGTSVDGLGSIRKESVFNGIKIVRPLVNTEKSEILKYLKERKIRFRVDKSNRDKNIIRNKIRLELIPLLKKEYNPAVSEALSRLMSGAASASDVLSKEAGRELALCLKEETGGCLRLDCGKLVNTPDAVVSRMIKTVILSAGADPKKVTFINLSRIVRMLRREGENKSFSFGSLVISKDGNFLYVEPRGEKSRALKKSFSLGSGVTAERVGLKTEILKAGGGTFRKIREDFKKQKAFDFSKGALSGVQYFDASKSGKRILLRSAAEGDRYRPSGLNGRKKIQDILVDSKVLCRRRNKIPVFCDMRGRIIFLAGYRISEDFKVTPKSRLIGRIRFRFEL, from the coding sequence ATGAAAAAAAATTTCGTTTCTGAAATCGGAAAATATTTCAAACCAGGGGAGAAAATTGTCCTGGGGTTTTCTTCCGGCCCGGATTCCGTCTTTCTTGCGGACTGCGTCAGCGCGGTATCCGAAAGAAAAAAACTGAAAGTATGCATAGCTCATCTTAACCATATGCTGAGAGGGGCGGAAAGCGACAGGGATGAAAAATTCGCGGAAACCTTTGCCGGCGCGCGCGGCATGTCATTTTATTCCGAAAGGAAAGATGTCGCGGCCTTGAGGAAAAAGCTGTCAATCGGCATGGAAGAGGCCGCAAGGATAGCGCGGTACGATTTTTTTATGCGTTCATGCGGGCGTTTCAATTCATCCACGCTTGTCCTGGGGCATAATTTGGATGACGTTGTGGAGACCGGGCTTATGAGAATAATAAAAGGGACTTCGGTGGACGGCCTCGGCTCCATAAGGAAAGAATCGGTTTTTAACGGAATAAAAATCGTCAGGCCTCTGGTCAACACGGAAAAATCGGAGATCCTCAAATATCTTAAAGAGAGAAAAATCAGATTCCGTGTGGATAAAAGCAACCGGGATAAAAATATAATCAGGAATAAAATCCGGCTGGAACTTATTCCCCTTTTAAAGAAGGAATACAACCCCGCGGTCAGCGAAGCGCTTTCCAGGCTGATGTCCGGAGCCGCCTCGGCAAGCGACGTATTATCAAAGGAAGCCGGCAGGGAACTTGCGCTCTGTTTAAAGGAAGAAACCGGCGGCTGCCTCAGGCTTGATTGCGGAAAGCTTGTTAATACACCGGATGCGGTTGTCTCCCGTATGATTAAAACGGTTATTTTATCTGCGGGCGCGGACCCCAAGAAAGTCACCTTCATCAATCTTTCAAGGATTGTCCGGATGCTTCGCCGGGAAGGAGAAAACAAATCGTTTTCGTTTGGCAGCCTTGTTATATCAAAGGACGGGAACTTTCTGTATGTTGAACCCCGCGGGGAAAAAAGCAGGGCCTTAAAAAAAAGTTTTTCTCTCGGCAGCGGCGTAACGGCGGAAAGAGTCGGACTCAAGACAGAAATTCTTAAAGCGGGCGGAGGAACATTCAGGAAAATCCGGGAAGATTTCAAAAAGCAAAAAGCGTTTGATTTCAGCAAAGGGGCCCTTTCGGGCGTCCAGTATTTTGACGCCTCAAAATCTGGGAAAAGGATACTTTTGAGAAGCGCGGCCGAAGGGGACAGATACAGGCCGTCAGGTCTTAACGGGCGCAAAAAAATCCAGGATATACTTGTTGATTCAAAGGTGTTATGCCGCCGCAGGAATAAAATCCCCGTGTTCTGCGATATGCGCGGCAGGATAATTTTTCTTGCAGGGTACAGAATCAGCGAAGATTTTAAGGTTACGCCGAAAAGCCGGCTCATAGGCAGGATAAGATTCAGGTTCGAATTATAA